In the genome of Mytilus edulis chromosome 3, xbMytEdul2.2, whole genome shotgun sequence, one region contains:
- the LOC139514130 gene encoding serine/threonine-protein kinase MRCK alpha-like isoform X1, protein MLNMSAEDRVKKLTHLYMSDLQNSKGQALSIETLLDVLVVLYDECCNTTLRREKNISEFVEFAKPIVNRVKEFRLHRDDFETVRIIGRGSFGEVAVVKLKNTDKVFAMKILNKWEMLKRAETACFKEERDVLVKGDRRWITNLHYAFQDENFLYLVMDYYCGGDLLTLLTKFEEGLPEDLAKFYIAEMVLAVSSLHKLGYVHRDIKPDNVLIDLSGHIVLADFGSCLKLQEDGTVRSSRAVGTPDYISPEILRAMEDGHGRYGPECDWWSIGVCIFEMLIGETPFYAESLVETYGKIMNHQSRFEFPCDIEISDDATDLIKKLICSAETRFGRTGLDEFKQHPWFSGIDWENIREMNAPYVPEVSSPTDTSNFDVDDSDFTHTDSIPPSTNATFTGHHLPFVGFTFTSHSQISDLGNLQDVGDIDPSNLESLAVEAFERRIKNLDRENTELKRKLQESTVTVQRLSSEASGAAASGASESESRHLKEEIAVLHKVVAESQTEISAIEQELKRAQDNKQELERKIKLIEEEKNALEKELQDFRDKYKQQSRELKEALAKQKITIEQYTDTNDSLLKTQSKVKELTRELRNKEDEVDESKRKLDSMKNERRRIEKSMSELQNHLEEFKSESSKEKKLRERAEQYTRELEQEIEGIKRKNLGRASNPANIELTQEVSRLKSQLEKTKVEKEEKVSRVTSKYQSEISDLKFSLSEHEHKDKELRKEILTLKDKLKNNVSEDEVASRIQRLKLQLEHSERQHALIGEENDRLKDEISSQENALRAMNKEKMQLEQEMRDIYDKRESVAQWEAQISEIIKWVSDEKDARGYLQALATKMTEELENLKVMGVSDDSNRQRWRNRRSQRLDKMELLTLQSSLQSEIQAKQQIADELSKLKSSVVSFEKKNHEQDTIIEKLSKEVEELRKEKETLLEKQDIADSSGNTGERSREQTLMSFIKGQFSLLNDSDNESAVEDDSMSEDGLSHGDSRTNSRSDLHMGAPPDTPDVTHQSSPIIQPEHVYDQPWGASKTGSMPQPKTHKFVMKNFYTPSKCNLCTSLMVGIQRQGTTCSECAYCCHVHCMEKAPSVCPVPAEQNKRPVGIDINRGIGTAYEGYVRVPRLGGIKKGWIRQFVVVCDFKLFLYDTLPDKNQPTNVVQQVLDMRDEEFSVSAVLPSDVIHANKKDIPCILRVTTSEMNPPGSKYQVLMLAESEQERHRWVGALNELHKLLRKNKLPYKSAFQAQEVYDNSLSLVKSTNSCTILEQNKLLMGTDEGLFVAQLNKDVLIRIGDKNEKKPVYQVELVHDEQLVVYTSGRQHHVKIIHQSVLDGHEGDPVKIPDTKGCSVFCVGFIRQTQNSCLCVAIKRTIQVYDLILTRQRYRKVKDIQVPGHVQFLEIINDRLCVGYPSCFAIYSVQGDAAPMALLNTEDPSLQFLVQIQLDALLAVQVSESEYFLVFNVLGVYVDNSGKRSRTQEMMWPAPPLAFAYYEPYLLCYSENAVFVYNIQTTEWIQTLNLKKTKPLCKDGSMNLFTNLDSQHIVYFKNIHLEEDKLNLSEIFKSKSVNRSKRRFSFKTRDDQNVKGQERRSREISGPMSFSHVAHMGPDSFHTSTPVLPVQADRRSRIISGPTNFSHVAHMGPDLGLQALIELPKNQPQPEASGGNDPIPQRVRSMLHPSMKTVQEAHTRGAQHNGSARPISTASDSPDLGHDRASLGESTSSMFEDCYEIAGTRLSFTSSNSSGIGTPPGGSTSDDPRTDNDAEFECSRL, encoded by the exons ACTGCTTGTTTTAAAGAAGAACGAGATGTTTTAGTCAAGGGAGATAGACGATGGATAACTAATCTTCATTATGCCTTTCAAGATGAAAACTTCTTG taTTTAGTGATGGATTATTATTGTGGTGGTGACTTGTTGACATTATTAACCAAGTTTGAAGAAGGCCTTCCTGAAGATTTAGCTAAATTTTATATAGCAGAAATGGTTTTAGCCGTTAGTTCTCTTCATAAATTAGGATATGTACATAGAGACATCAAGCCAGACAATGTGTTAATAGATCTGTCTGGTCATATAGTGCTAGCTGACTTTGGTTCTTGTCTAAAATTACAGGAGGACGGCACG GTGCGATCCTCTAGAGCAGTAGGCACACCTGATTACATTTCTCCTGAAATCCTTAGG GCAATGGAAGATGGCCATGGTCGTTATGGTCCTGAATGTGATTGGTGGTCAATAGGTGTTTgtatatttgaaatgttaataGGAGAGACACCTTTCTATGCTGAATCTCTGGTAGAAACCTATGGAAAAATTATGAACCATCAG tcccgttttgaatttccctgcGATATAGAGATCAGTGATGATGCCACAGATTTGATAAAGAAATTGATATGTAGTGCTGAGACTAGATTTGGTAGAACTGGTCTGGATGAATTCAAACAACACCCCTGGTTTTCTGGTATTGACTGGGAAAACATTAGAGAAA TGAATGCTCCTTATGTCCCAGAAGTTAGCAGTCCGACAGACACGTCCAACTTTGATGTAGATGACTCAGACTTTACACATACT GATTCTATACCTCCCTCGACGAATGCTACCTTTACTGGTCATCACTTACCATTTGTAGGATTTACTTTTACCTCTCATAG tcaAATTTCTGATCTTGGAAACCTTCAAGACGTTGGTGATATTGATCCATCTAATCTTGAATCATTAGCTGTAGAGGCATTTGAAAGGAGAATCAAAAATCTAGACAGAGAAAACACAGAGCTGAAAAGGAAACTTCAAG AATCTACTGTAACAGTTCAAAGATTATCATCAGAAGCGAGTGGTGCTGCAGCCTCAGGAGCATCAGAGTCAGAATCTCGACATCTGAAGGAAGAAATCGCTGTCTTACATAAAGTTGTTGCAG aGTCTCAGACAGAAATTAGTGCTATTGAACAAGAACTGAAGAGAGCTCAAGACAACAAACAGGAACTAGAGAGAAAAATAAAACTCATAGAGGAGGAGAAAAATGCATTAGAAAAA GAATTACAAGACTTCAGAGACAAGTATAAACAACAGTCAAGAGAATTAAAAGAAGCTTTagcaaaacaaaaaattacaatagAACAGTACACAGACACAAACGATTC ACTGTTAAAGACCCAATCCAAAGTAAAAGAGCTAACAAGAGAATTACGGAACAAAGAAGATGAGGTTGACGAGAGCAAGAGGAAACTGGATAGTATGAAGAACGAACGAAGAAGAATTGAGAAATCCATGTCTGAG TTACAAAACCATTTAGAAGAGTTTAAATCAGAATCTAGTAAAGAAAAGAAGTTACGAGAGAGAGCAGAACAGTACACTAGAGAATTAGAACAAGAAATAGAGGGTATTAAAAGGAAAAACTTGGGGAGGGCATCTAATCCGGCAAATATAGAATTAACACAAGAAGTCTCAAG ATTAAAAAGCCAGTTAGAGAAGACCAAAGTTGAAAAGGAAGAGAAAGTTTCTAGAGTGACCAGCAAATATCAGTCagaaataagtgatttaaaattttcattaagtGAACATGAACATAAGGATAAAGAATTAAGGAAAGAAATATTGAcgttaaaagacaaattaaaaaataatgtgtCCGAGGATGAGGTTGCTAGTAGAATTCAAAGGTTAAAATTACAATTAGAACATTCAGAGAGACAGCATGCGTTGATAGGAGAGGAAAATGATAGATTAAAAGATGAAATCTCATCA CAAGAGAATGCTTTGAGAGCTATGAACAAGGAAAAGATGCAGTTAGAACAAGAAATGAGAGACATTTATGATAAACGAGAATCTGTGGCTCAATGGGAGGCGCAAATCTCAGAAATCATCAAATG GGTGAGTGATGAGAAGGATGCCAGAGGTTATCTCCAGGCTTTGGCTACTAAAATGACAGAGGAATTGGAGAACCTTAAAGTCATGGGAGTTTCTGATGATTCT aatcgGCAGAGATGGAGAAACCGTAGATCTCAGAGACTTGACAAGATGGAGCTACTTACACTACAGTCTAGTCTACAAAGTGAAATCCAGGCAAAACAACAGATAGCTGATGAATTATCAAAGTTAAAATCATCTGTTGTTAGTTTTGAAAA GAAAAACCATGAACAAGACACAATTATAGAAAAATTATCCAAAGAAGTAGAAGAACTTAGGAAAGAGAAGGAGACATTATTAGAGAAACAAGATATTGCAGATT CAAGTGGAAATACAG GGGAAAGATCAAGAGAGCAGACATTGATGAGCTTCATCAAGGGACAGTTTTCTTTGTTAAATGAT TCAGACAATGAAAGTGCAGTTGAGGATGATAGTATGAGTGAAGATGGCCTGTCACATGGAGACTCCCGTACAAACTCACGGTCAGACCTTCACATGGGGGCGCCACCAGATACTCCTGATGTTACACACCAATCTAGTCCAATAATACAACCAGAACATGTGTATGATCAACCATGGGGTGCTTCTAAAACAGGCTCAATGCCACAACCTAAAACTCATAAATTTGTCATGAAAAACTTCTACACACCATCCAAATGTAACTTGTGTACCTCATTAATGGTGGGAATACAGAGACAAGGAACCACATGTTCAG AGTGTGCTTACTGCTGTCATGTACATTGTATGGAGAAAGCTCCGTCAGTTTGTCCCGTACCTGCAGAGCAAA ATAAAAGGCCAGTTGGTATAGATATTAACCGGGGTATAGGTACAGCATATGAAGGTTATGTTAGG GTGCCAAGATTAGGAGGAATTAAAAAAGGATGGATCCGGCAGTTTGTAGTCGTCtgtgattttaaattatttttatatgatacTCTGCCAGATAAGAACCAGCCTACAAATGTTGTTCAACAAGTTTTAGATATGAG AGATGAAGAATTTTCTGTTAGTGCTGTTTTACCCTCAGATGTGATACATGCCAATAAAAAGGATATCCCTTGCATTCTTAGG GTTACAACATCAGAAATGAATCCTCCAGGAAGTAAATACCAAGTATTAATGTTAGCTGAAAGTGAGCAGGAGAGACACCGATGGGTCGGAGCTCTGAATGAGTTACACAAGCTTCTACGCAAGAATAAGCTCCCATACAAATCT GCATTTCAGGCTCAGGAGGTATATGACAACTCACTGTCGTTAGTCAAAAGTACAAATTCTTGTACAATTTTAG AACAAAACAAATTGTTGATGGGAACAGACGAAGGTTTGTTTGTGGCACAGTTAAACAAAGATG TGTTGATCAGGATCGGGGATAAGAATGAGAAGAAACCAGTATATCAAGTAGAATTAGTCCATGATGAACAGTTAGTAGTATATACTAGTG GTAGACAACACCATGTAAAGATAATACATCAGTCCGTATTAGACGGACACGAAGGTGATCCAGTTAAAATTCCAGACACAAAAGGCTGTAGTGTGTTCTGTGTAGGATTTATACGTCAGACTCAAAACTCTTGTCTCTGTGTTGCTATTAAAAGAACTATACAAGTGTACGACCTTATATTAACCAGACAACGCTATCGAAAGGTCAAAGACATTCAAGTTCCGGGACATGTGCAGTTTCTAGAAATAATCAATGATAGACTTTGTGTAGGATATCCATCTTGTTTTGCTATTTATAGTGTACAAGGGGATGCTGCACCAATGG CTTTACTGAACACAGAGGACCCTAGTCTACAATTTCTTGTCCAGATACAATTAGATGCACTGCTGGCAGTACAGGTGTCTGAATCAGAATATTTTCTAGTGTTTAATG TATTAGGTGTATATGTAGATAATAGTGGTAAGAGAAGTAGGACTCAAGAAATGATGTGGCCAGCTCCACCTTTGGCATTTG ccTATTATGAACCATATCTCCTGTGCTATTCTGAAAATGctgtttttgtatataatatacaaaCTACTGAATGGATACAGACTCTCAACCtaaaaaaa ACAAAACCTTTATGTAAAGATGGTTCTATGAATTTGTTCACAAACCTTGACTCACAACATATAGTCTACTTCAAAAATATTCACTTAG AAGAAGACAAACTTAACTTATCAGAAATTTTCAAGAGCAAGAGTGTAAACAGAAGTAAAAGACGATTCTCTTTCAAAACAAGAGATGATCAGAATGTTAAAGG GCAGGAACGACGTTCTCGTGAAATTTCTGGACCAATGTCGTTCAGTCATGTAGCACATATGGGACCAGATAGTTTTCACACCAGTACTCCAGTACTTCCAGTGCA ggcAGACAGACGATCAAGAATTATTTCTGGACCAACAAATTTCAGTCATGTGGCTCATATGGGTCCTGATTTGGGACTTCAGGCATTGATAGAACTTCCAAAG aatCAACCTCAACCAGAGGCCTCAGGAGGGAATGATCCAATCCCACAGAGAGTTAGAAGTATGCTGCATCCTAGCATGAAAACTGTTCAAGAAGCTCATACAAGGGGTGCACAACATAATG gAAGTGCTCGTCCTATTTCAACTGCATCTGACAGTCCAGATTTAGGCCATGACCGAGCATCTTTAGGAGAGAGTACATCTTCAATGTTTGAG gatTGCTATGAAATTGCCGGTACACGTCTTTCATTTACTTCCTCCAATAGCAGTGGTATTGGTACGCCACCTGGAGGCAGTACATCAGATGATCCAAGGACAGATAACGATGCTGAATTTGAATGTTCACGACTATGA
- the LOC139514130 gene encoding serine/threonine-protein kinase MRCK alpha-like isoform X4, producing the protein MLNMSAEDRVKKLTHLYMSDLQNSKGQALSIETLLDVLVVLYDECCNTTLRREKNISEFVEFAKPIVNRVKEFRLHRDDFETVRIIGRGSFGEVAVVKLKNTDKVFAMKILNKWEMLKRAETACFKEERDVLVKGDRRWITNLHYAFQDENFLYLVMDYYCGGDLLTLLTKFEEGLPEDLAKFYIAEMVLAVSSLHKLGYVHRDIKPDNVLIDLSGHIVLADFGSCLKLQEDGTVRSSRAVGTPDYISPEILRAMEDGHGRYGPECDWWSIGVCIFEMLIGETPFYAESLVETYGKIMNHQSRFEFPCDIEISDDATDLIKKLICSAETRFGRTGLDEFKQHPWFSGIDWENIREMNAPYVPEVSSPTDTSNFDVDDSDFTHTDSIPPSTNATFTGHHLPFVGFTFTSHSQISDLGNLQDVGDIDPSNLESLAVEAFERRIKNLDRENTELKRKLQESTVTVQRLSSEASGAAASGASESESRHLKEEIAVLHKVVAESQTEISAIEQELKRAQDNKQELERKIKLIEEEKNALEKELQDFRDKYKQQSRELKEALAKQKITIEQYTDTNDSLLKTQSKVKELTRELRNKEDEVDESKRKLDSMKNERRRIEKSMSELQNHLEEFKSESSKEKKLRERAEQYTRELEQEIEGIKRKNLGRASNPANIELTQEVSRLKSQLEKTKVEKEEKVSRVTSKYQSEISDLKFSLSEHEHKDKELRKEILTLKDKLKNNVSEDEVASRIQRLKLQLEHSERQHALIGEENDRLKDEISSQENALRAMNKEKMQLEQEMRDIYDKRESVAQWEAQISEIIKWVSDEKDARGYLQALATKMTEELENLKVMGVSDDSNRQRWRNRRSQRLDKMELLTLQSSLQSEIQAKQQIADELSKLKSSVVSFEKKNHEQDTIIEKLSKEVEELRKEKETLLEKQDIADSSGNTGERSREQTLMSFIKGQFSLLNDSDNESAVEDDSMSEDGLSHGDSRTNSRSDLHMGAPPDTPDVTHQSSPIIQPEHVYDQPWGASKTGSMPQPKTHKFVMKNFYTPSKCNLCTSLMVGIQRQGTTCSECAYCCHVHCMEKAPSVCPVPAEQNKRPVGIDINRGIGTAYEGYVRVPRLGGIKKGWIRQFVVVCDFKLFLYDTLPDKNQPTNVVQQVLDMRDEEFSVSAVLPSDVIHANKKDIPCILRVTTSEMNPPGSKYQVLMLAESEQERHRWVGALNELHKLLRKNKLPYKSAFQAQEVYDNSLSLVKSTNSCTILEQNKLLMGTDEGLFVAQLNKDVLIRIGDKNEKKPVYQVELVHDEQLVVYTSGRQHHVKIIHQSVLDGHEGDPVKIPDTKGCSVFCVGFIRQTQNSCLCVAIKRTIQVYDLILTRQRYRKVKDIQVPGHVQFLEIINDRLCVGYPSCFAIYSVQGDAAPMALLNTEDPSLQFLVQIQLDALLAVQVSESEYFLVFNVLGVYVDNSGKRSRTQEMMWPAPPLAFAYYEPYLLCYSENAVFVYNIQTTEWIQTLNLKKTKPLCKDGSMNLFTNLDSQHIVYFKNIHLEEDKLNLSEIFKSKSVNRSKRRFSFKTRDDQNVKGADRRSRIISGPTNFSHVAHMGPDLGLQALIELPKNQPQPEASGGNDPIPQRVRSMLHPSMKTVQEAHTRGAQHNGSARPISTASDSPDLGHDRASLGESTSSMFEDCYEIAGTRLSFTSSNSSGIGTPPGGSTSDDPRTDNDAEFECSRL; encoded by the exons ACTGCTTGTTTTAAAGAAGAACGAGATGTTTTAGTCAAGGGAGATAGACGATGGATAACTAATCTTCATTATGCCTTTCAAGATGAAAACTTCTTG taTTTAGTGATGGATTATTATTGTGGTGGTGACTTGTTGACATTATTAACCAAGTTTGAAGAAGGCCTTCCTGAAGATTTAGCTAAATTTTATATAGCAGAAATGGTTTTAGCCGTTAGTTCTCTTCATAAATTAGGATATGTACATAGAGACATCAAGCCAGACAATGTGTTAATAGATCTGTCTGGTCATATAGTGCTAGCTGACTTTGGTTCTTGTCTAAAATTACAGGAGGACGGCACG GTTCGATCCTCTAGAGCAGTAGGTACACCTGATTACATCTCTCCTGAAATCCTTAGG GCAATGGAAGATGGCCATGGTCGTTATGGTCCTGAATGTGATTGGTGGTCAATAGGTGTTTgtatatttgaaatgttaataGGAGAGACACCTTTCTATGCTGAATCTCTGGTAGAAACCTATGGAAAAATTATGAACCATCAG tcccgttttgaatttccctgcGATATAGAGATCAGTGATGATGCCACAGATTTGATAAAGAAATTGATATGTAGTGCTGAGACTAGATTTGGTAGAACTGGTCTGGATGAATTCAAACAACACCCCTGGTTTTCTGGTATTGACTGGGAAAACATTAGAGAAA TGAATGCTCCTTATGTCCCAGAAGTTAGCAGTCCGACAGACACGTCCAACTTTGATGTAGATGACTCAGACTTTACACATACT GATTCTATACCTCCCTCGACGAATGCTACCTTTACTGGTCATCACTTACCATTTGTAGGATTTACTTTTACCTCTCATAG tcaAATTTCTGATCTTGGAAACCTTCAAGACGTTGGTGATATTGATCCATCTAATCTTGAATCATTAGCTGTAGAGGCATTTGAAAGGAGAATCAAAAATCTAGACAGAGAAAACACAGAGCTGAAAAGGAAACTTCAAG AATCTACTGTAACAGTTCAAAGATTATCATCAGAAGCGAGTGGTGCTGCAGCCTCAGGAGCATCAGAGTCAGAATCTCGACATCTGAAGGAAGAAATCGCTGTCTTACATAAAGTTGTTGCAG aGTCTCAGACAGAAATTAGTGCTATTGAACAAGAACTGAAGAGAGCTCAAGACAACAAACAGGAACTAGAGAGAAAAATAAAACTCATAGAGGAGGAGAAAAATGCATTAGAAAAA GAATTACAAGACTTCAGAGACAAGTATAAACAACAGTCAAGAGAATTAAAAGAAGCTTTagcaaaacaaaaaattacaatagAACAGTACACAGACACAAACGATTC ACTGTTAAAGACCCAATCCAAAGTAAAAGAGCTAACAAGAGAATTACGGAACAAAGAAGATGAGGTTGACGAGAGCAAGAGGAAACTGGATAGTATGAAGAACGAACGAAGAAGAATTGAGAAATCCATGTCTGAG TTACAAAACCATTTAGAAGAGTTTAAATCAGAATCTAGTAAAGAAAAGAAGTTACGAGAGAGAGCAGAACAGTACACTAGAGAATTAGAACAAGAAATAGAGGGTATTAAAAGGAAAAACTTGGGGAGGGCATCTAATCCGGCAAATATAGAATTAACACAAGAAGTCTCAAG ATTAAAAAGCCAGTTAGAGAAGACCAAAGTTGAAAAGGAAGAGAAAGTTTCTAGAGTGACCAGCAAATATCAGTCagaaataagtgatttaaaattttcattaagtGAACATGAACATAAGGATAAAGAATTAAGGAAAGAAATATTGAcgttaaaagacaaattaaaaaataatgtgtCCGAGGATGAGGTTGCTAGTAGAATTCAAAGGTTAAAATTACAATTAGAACATTCAGAGAGACAGCATGCGTTGATAGGAGAGGAAAATGATAGATTAAAAGATGAAATCTCATCA CAAGAGAATGCTTTGAGAGCTATGAACAAGGAAAAGATGCAGTTAGAACAAGAAATGAGAGACATTTATGATAAACGAGAATCTGTGGCTCAATGGGAGGCGCAAATCTCAGAAATCATCAAATG GGTGAGTGATGAGAAGGATGCCAGAGGTTATCTCCAGGCTTTGGCTACTAAAATGACAGAGGAATTGGAGAACCTTAAAGTCATGGGAGTTTCTGATGATTCT aatcgGCAGAGATGGAGAAACCGTAGATCTCAGAGACTTGACAAGATGGAGCTACTTACACTACAGTCTAGTCTACAAAGTGAAATCCAGGCAAAACAACAGATAGCTGATGAATTATCAAAGTTAAAATCATCTGTTGTTAGTTTTGAAAA GAAAAACCATGAACAAGACACAATTATAGAAAAATTATCCAAAGAAGTAGAAGAACTTAGGAAAGAGAAGGAGACATTATTAGAGAAACAAGATATTGCAGATT CAAGTGGAAATACAG GGGAAAGATCAAGAGAGCAGACATTGATGAGCTTCATCAAGGGACAGTTTTCTTTGTTAAATGAT TCAGACAATGAAAGTGCAGTTGAGGATGATAGTATGAGTGAAGATGGCCTGTCACATGGAGACTCCCGTACAAACTCACGGTCAGACCTTCACATGGGGGCGCCACCAGATACTCCTGATGTTACACACCAATCTAGTCCAATAATACAACCAGAACATGTGTATGATCAACCATGGGGTGCTTCTAAAACAGGCTCAATGCCACAACCTAAAACTCATAAATTTGTCATGAAAAACTTCTACACACCATCCAAATGTAACTTGTGTACCTCATTAATGGTGGGAATACAGAGACAAGGAACCACATGTTCAG AGTGTGCTTACTGCTGTCATGTACATTGTATGGAGAAAGCTCCGTCAGTTTGTCCCGTACCTGCAGAGCAAA ATAAAAGGCCAGTTGGTATAGATATTAACCGGGGTATAGGTACAGCATATGAAGGTTATGTTAGG GTGCCAAGATTAGGAGGAATTAAAAAAGGATGGATCCGGCAGTTTGTAGTCGTCtgtgattttaaattatttttatatgatacTCTGCCAGATAAGAACCAGCCTACAAATGTTGTTCAACAAGTTTTAGATATGAG AGATGAAGAATTTTCTGTTAGTGCTGTTTTACCCTCAGATGTGATACATGCCAATAAAAAGGATATCCCTTGCATTCTTAGG GTTACAACATCAGAAATGAATCCTCCAGGAAGTAAATACCAAGTATTAATGTTAGCTGAAAGTGAGCAGGAGAGACACCGATGGGTCGGAGCTCTGAATGAGTTACACAAGCTTCTACGCAAGAATAAGCTCCCATACAAATCT GCATTTCAGGCTCAGGAGGTATATGACAACTCACTGTCGTTAGTCAAAAGTACAAATTCTTGTACAATTTTAG AACAAAACAAATTGTTGATGGGAACAGACGAAGGTTTGTTTGTGGCACAGTTAAACAAAGATG TGTTGATCAGGATCGGGGATAAGAATGAGAAGAAACCAGTATATCAAGTAGAATTAGTCCATGATGAACAGTTAGTAGTATATACTAGTG GTAGACAACACCATGTAAAGATAATACATCAGTCCGTATTAGACGGACACGAAGGTGATCCAGTTAAAATTCCAGACACAAAAGGCTGTAGTGTGTTCTGTGTAGGATTTATACGTCAGACTCAAAACTCTTGTCTCTGTGTTGCTATTAAAAGAACTATACAAGTGTACGACCTTATATTAACCAGACAACGCTATCGAAAGGTCAAAGACATTCAAGTTCCGGGACATGTGCAGTTTCTAGAAATAATCAATGATAGACTTTGTGTAGGATATCCATCTTGTTTTGCTATTTATAGTGTACAAGGGGATGCTGCACCAATGG CTTTACTGAACACAGAGGACCCTAGTCTACAATTTCTTGTCCAGATACAATTAGATGCACTGCTGGCAGTACAGGTGTCTGAATCAGAATATTTTCTAGTGTTTAATG TATTAGGTGTATATGTAGATAATAGTGGTAAGAGAAGTAGGACTCAAGAAATGATGTGGCCAGCTCCACCTTTGGCATTTG ccTATTATGAACCATATCTCCTGTGCTATTCTGAAAATGctgtttttgtatataatatacaaaCTACTGAATGGATACAGACTCTCAACCtaaaaaaa ACAAAACCTTTATGTAAAGATGGTTCTATGAATTTGTTCACAAACCTTGACTCACAACATATAGTCTACTTCAAAAATATTCACTTAG AAGAAGACAAACTTAACTTATCAGAAATTTTCAAGAGCAAGAGTGTAAACAGAAGTAAAAGACGATTCTCTTTCAAAACAAGAGATGATCAGAATGTTAAAGG ggcAGACAGACGATCAAGAATTATTTCTGGACCAACAAATTTCAGTCATGTGGCTCATATGGGTCCTGATTTGGGACTTCAGGCATTGATAGAACTTCCAAAG aatCAACCTCAACCAGAGGCCTCAGGAGGGAATGATCCAATCCCACAGAGAGTTAGAAGTATGCTGCATCCTAGCATGAAAACTGTTCAAGAAGCTCATACAAGGGGTGCACAACATAATG gAAGTGCTCGTCCTATTTCAACTGCATCTGACAGTCCAGATTTAGGCCATGACCGAGCATCTTTAGGAGAGAGTACATCTTCAATGTTTGAG gatTGCTATGAAATTGCCGGTACACGTCTTTCATTTACTTCCTCCAATAGCAGTGGTATTGGTACGCCACCTGGAGGCAGTACATCAGATGATCCAAGGACAGATAACGATGCTGAATTTGAATGTTCACGACTATGA